CAATGTATCCTCTGGTGATGACTGGTTCAGATAAAACTGTTGCAGACTTAATTGCCAGTACGGAACGAGGCATCTTTGTAAGTCGTGCTTGGTATGTGCGCTATGTCAACCCCCGCACCCTAGAAGTTACGGGTATGACTAGAGACGGTACTTTTTTAATCGAAAACGGCAAAATATCTCACCCTATAAAAAACCTCCGCTTTAATCAATGCTTACCCGAAATGCTGAAAAATGTAGTGGCATTAAGTCAAGCAAAACGCTGTGGCGGTAGCGTAATTCCTGGCTGCAAAGTAGAGAATTTTCACTTTAGCAGTATTACCGATAGTATTTAAGAGAAATTATGCGATACATCATACGTAAAAATGAGATAGAGAGCATGGAAGGTTTACCGAAGACTCATTATCTCAATCAGAATGCCAAAAGAACTAATAAGTCACTTGGGGACGTTGCTGGCTTGAGCAATTTAGGTTTTCACATTATTGAAGTGATGCCAGGACATGAATCGACAGAATATCACGCACATCATTTTGAAGACGAATGTGTATATGTTCTCTCTGGCAAAGCTACTGTAACTATTAACGAAATCGACTATGAGATAAGTGAAGGAGATTTTGTTGGCTATCCTGCTGGTGGTTTGCCACACACGATGAAAAATATAGGCTTAGAGGTTCTACGTTGCATAGTTACAGGTCAAAGGCTTACCCGTGATGTAGTTGATTATCCCAGACTTGGCAAAAGATTGTATCGTTATGGTCAGTCAAATGATCTAGTAAATACAAGCGGTATTTCCAACCCAAGTTTTGGCAGGAAGATTTGACATCAGGTAATGATACTAAATCCTGTTCGTATAGGTGAGTTATTGATTTGAGAGGTCAGAGGTCAGAGGTCAGAGGTCAGGAAGTTGATAACTAGCTTTGTCAATCGGATTTGGTATGAGTGTCTATCGCGTAGGTGCGTATTGCTATATATCTTCCAACAAAAAGCGATCGCAATATACTGCGATCACTACTCAATTGCAGAATTTCAACTAATCAACGAATTTGCGAAGAGGCAGCATCAGAAAGAAGAGGAAGTTCGGCATACTGTCCTTGAATTGAACGAAAAATACAAAAGAAACAGGCAACAACAGAACCCATAAAAATAGTGTTAGTTAAAGTTTCGCTAATCAGACTTTGCCCCCCAAAAGCAGGAATTAAAACTCCCATAATTAAGCTAAACAAAATCTGCAAAATATTGAGCAAAATAGCCTGCATAGCGTTAAAGCGCAGAAAATTGCTCACATTTTCATTTCTGACTACAGCAAACCATAGACCAAAGAAAATAAGCAAACTGGCAAAAGGTAGGCTATTGGTAATGCCATAAATAGCCACTAAAGGAGCAAAAAACTGATACAGCCAGGGAAACTGAGATAATAGAAGTATGCCAAAGGGCAAAGAATAAACTAGCGGGAATAAATAGATCAAAGCTCCAAGGCTACGGTCTTTTGTGTCTATTTCGGGAGTGTTCATAAATAATATCGTTGAGTATTGTGCTTGATAAATGACAATTGCAGTTATACTCTTCATTCTAAATCTACATTCAGCATTTCTCTAGATAAGCAAATTTAGCGTTGCCGATGATGAGGCTCTTGTAAATCACTAATATCTGGTCCAATGGGAATAATACCGCCTGGATTTAAAGGAAACAAATTACCATAATAATCTCGTTTGACGCTTTCTAAATCGCAGGTTTTGGCAACTCCTGGCAACTGATAAATATCTCGTAGATAAGCTCCTAAATAGTCGTAGTCGCGGATACGACGAAGATTGCATTTAAACAGCCCATAATAAACAATATCAAAACGAAACAAAGTAGTAAATAAGCGTATGTCTGCTAAAGTTAGGCGATCGCCACAAAGATAGCGGTTAGTTTTTAGAACAGCATCTATCTGATCGAGGGTGGCAAATAATTCTTGGCTTGCTTGTTCATAAGCCGATTGAGTTTGGGCAAAACCACAACGATAAACCCCATTATTAACGGTATGATAAATTTTCTCATTCCAGCTATCAATGGTAGTTTTTAGAGATTCTGGATAAAGTTCCAAGTCAGAACGATCGGCATATTGATTAAACTCTGAATTGAGTATGGCAATAATTTCAGCACTTTCATTATTAACAATGGTATTAGTTTGGTCATCCCATAAAATTGGCACGGTAGAACGCCCTTGATAGCCTAATTGCGATCGCTGATAAAGTTCAGGTACGGTATTGCAGCCCAATTCTGGCTGGGACAAAACCCAAATTCCTGCATCAGGTGAAGGATAAACAATCGACACGGCGATCGCATCTTCTAGCCTTTTCAAAGCCCTAGTAACTAAAGTACGATGCGCCCACGGGCAACCCATGCCAACATACAGACGATAACGATTAGCTTCAGGCTGATAAATATTATCTGGCTTGGTATTAATAAAATTTCTTAACTGGCTTTCGGGGCGAACATAAGCCCCAGACTTATTGCCCGGAGCAAGTTGAGACATCATAATTTGCCACATTGTTGTCCAGACAAACTTGCCAGATTTAACAATCAGTTTACCTGGAAGAGATTTATTTGCCATTAGCTGAGTTTCTCCATTCAAAAACGAGGGACGGTTTGATAACCTAAAATCAATTGATAAATGCTAAATGTTAAATGTTCATTGCTTAACCGCATAAAAACTTAAGGTGGTATTGCCATAAGATTTAGTACGATATATCTCTAAACCTGATACTTCTTTAGCTTGCCAGAATTTAGGGTTGTGTTCAACTGCGATCGCACCTTCGAGGGTAACTAATTCAAGAGTCGCGATCGCTTTTAAAACTGGCAGATATAAATAACTATGATCGTAGGGTGGATCGAAATATATCCAGTCAAACTGCTGTCCTTCTAGGCTATTAATTTTAACCAGTATGTCCCCTTTGATTACTTTATAAGACTGTTCTGGGGAGGCTAGTTGCTGCCAGTTTTGCTCAATGACGTTACAGGCTTTGCCGTACTGTTCAATCGCTACTACTTTGCTAGCACCGCGACAGAGGGCTTCAGCCCCCATCGAACCATTACCAGCACACAAGTCTAGCCAACGACTATCGGTAAGGCGATCGCGCCAAATATTAAATAAAGCTTCTCTTACCCTAGCTGAAGTGGGACGGGTTCTTTGTCCTGGAACTGTTTTTAGCTGTCGATTTCCATAAATTCTCATATTTTTAAAGCTAGCAGCTATTAGCCAAAAACTTCTAATTTTAAAAGGCTATCAATATTTTTTTAAGGTACCATCCACTTAGGAGAAGTAAGCAAAAATAGAGTGCTGCGAGAAATTGGTGTCCCAATGCCAGGCAACTTCAAGCCAACAATACCTGATTTTTTGACTATTATCTGACCTTTGACAGTACCCCAAATCAGCATTTCTGCCCAGTTACCCAAATCTGGCTGATGTCCCACTAAAGCTAGTTTTCCTTCAGGATGCTCGGCTTGCCATTGCTGTAGCCAGCTTAACCACTGCTCAATTCCGCCATGAGGTTTAAGAGGAGAAAAAGTATCCATTTTTTTCGATAAACCAACCTGTTGAAGAATTTCTGCGGTTTGATAAGCTCGTACTAAAGGACTAGCCAAAATTAGGTCAAACCTTAATTTAGTTGACAGCAGATGTTCTGCTACTTTCTTGGTCTTATAACGACCTTGCTCAACTAAGGGACGTTTTTCATCATCAGTATAAGTTCCTCGTTCAGCAGCGATACCATGACGAATTAGATAAACTTCCATATGATAAACAACCTCAGAGTTTTTAAAATATTTAATTTTTTATGATAATCACGCAAAAATCTGGCTCTATTACTGTTACTGTAGTAATTTTATTGAAGTAGCATAAAAAACTACAGCCAATACTGTATATCTCCTTCAAGTTCGCCAGGATAAATACCTTGTAAATTCCGATAAGCAATGCGATCTGCGCCAAACAACGGTACAGGTAAACGAGGATCTTTCAATGAGCCGTGATGTAGTAAGGTGAGCTTTAGAGTAATATCTACTATGGTTTCAATATCGGCAGATAGTCCCCCTTCTATAACTTTCAAACGTAGAGGTCGAGGAACACCCACTTTTTCACTAACTTCTGTCGTGACTAGAATTGCCTCACGAGAAGATAATTTCAATGCCAGACATCTTGTTGGTGCTTGTAGTTGAGAAATTTTTTCAATTTTATTGTTTCGCTGTATCTCTTGAATAGACAGGTCATATAAGCGTGGAATTTGTGATTTAGCACACTCGACTAGAATAAAGCGAGAGCCAATTGCTTTACCCCATGCAGTAATTGTTTCTACTTCCTTACCCCGAAACACACCATCTCGATAAATTAATATTGTTTTGTTTTTTAATTTTTCCGACGATAAAAAGTCTTGCAATATCTTGGCAGGTATTTCTTCACCTTCTGTTGCCGAGTCACTAGCTATTTGATACTTAATAAATTCTCCCTGCTTGCCATATAAACGAACACAAGCACAGGCATTTATACTTCCCTGACCATTTTTCTTAGGTCTTCTGGAGATATCTAAGCCAATGAAATAATCAGCAATCGGCAAGGGTTCTGCTAAGACAAACGGTAGATTACCCAGTTTAGCTAGAATGCCAGGAACAACTTGATTAAAAATATGTTTGAGTTGCCCTCTCATCGTCTTCTCGTAGATTATCTGACTGGCAATCTTGCGACGTAGTAAACGGCTATAAACCCAAGCATAGATACTTTCTCCATCACTATCATCCTTTCCGCGATCGCTTTCTGGTAAAAACACTAAAACTAGATCGGGTGGTACTACAACTACTTCATCAATTAGAGTTAGTACTTTAGCTCTCGCTTCTGCTTCAGATAGTCCCTCTAAAGATGCCGATTTAATGTTTTCAAGAGTTAAATGTAGTCCGAATTTATATTGTTTTAGCTGTTGCTCCAATCCATCATAAAAAGGCTTGTCTGGTAACGACATAAAATTAAGTATTGCCAAACGTATTGGTCTATTTGTATCCTCAAAGTTTTTATGTCGAGAATAAACGCCTCCTTGAGATAGTCCTCCTAATGTTTTACCTTTTGGACATTTAACATTGTTACCAAATAGCATCAGAGTATCTTCTAATTTTGTCTCAGGAGTCCAAAACAGATCGGAATAGGTTTTGCTATTAATACACCGAGAGGCAATTTTCAAGTCATAACCAGCTAATATTTGATCTGCTTCTTGCTTATATTGAGATAGCAATTTTTGTCTTTCTTGATATCTTATTTTTGTGTGTCCTAACAAAGTGCCATATTCAATATTAAATCTCTTCGCAGTGTAAGACGTAACACATGGACGTAAAGCAGCCAAGGCATAATCATAAAGATGAGAATTTTTACCAAACTGGATGCTAACGACGGGTTGATCATCTGGTGCTATCTGTAATTGTTCTTTGCTAACCGAACCAGATGCCTGTTTTAATAATTTCTCTCTCTGTTCTTTTATTGTTCCGTTAAGCTCGATAATGGTTGCACTACTGCCACTATCTATATCTCTTACTAACAAGCCAGTTAGCAGTTTTTCTGGCTCGTTGCGCTCAGGATGGTTATTAAAAAAATGCTCTAAAGTTTCTCTATATAAAAAAGTGGTTTTGGAAGTTAAACTAATTGCCGATGTTATTTCATTGTTTATTTCAATAGTTTCAGACCAGAATTTACATTCTCTTTTGACTTGTACTTTATCTCTATTAAAAACCACTTCCGAACTGAAACGACAGTTAATCTGCAAAATACGTATTGCTAATTGAGCAATAACTGATGCCGTAACTTTAGGTT
This DNA window, taken from Pleurocapsa sp. FMAR1, encodes the following:
- a CDS encoding Piwi domain-containing protein — translated: MSNTHLSEIFPLTYSLLNIKSFRFSPKISRELGNSIGWHFSKQFPDVVVIWDKGSFWVLGQSNIEIPSREDWKIASEYIQEKLQDKLGDRTYFIQWVEEPKVTASVIAQLAIRILQINCRFSSEVVFNRDKVQVKRECKFWSETIEINNEITSAISLTSKTTFLYRETLEHFFNNHPERNEPEKLLTGLLVRDIDSGSSATIIELNGTIKEQREKLLKQASGSVSKEQLQIAPDDQPVVSIQFGKNSHLYDYALAALRPCVTSYTAKRFNIEYGTLLGHTKIRYQERQKLLSQYKQEADQILAGYDLKIASRCINSKTYSDLFWTPETKLEDTLMLFGNNVKCPKGKTLGGLSQGGVYSRHKNFEDTNRPIRLAILNFMSLPDKPFYDGLEQQLKQYKFGLHLTLENIKSASLEGLSEAEARAKVLTLIDEVVVVPPDLVLVFLPESDRGKDDSDGESIYAWVYSRLLRRKIASQIIYEKTMRGQLKHIFNQVVPGILAKLGNLPFVLAEPLPIADYFIGLDISRRPKKNGQGSINACACVRLYGKQGEFIKYQIASDSATEGEEIPAKILQDFLSSEKLKNKTILIYRDGVFRGKEVETITAWGKAIGSRFILVECAKSQIPRLYDLSIQEIQRNNKIEKISQLQAPTRCLALKLSSREAILVTTEVSEKVGVPRPLRLKVIEGGLSADIETIVDITLKLTLLHHGSLKDPRLPVPLFGADRIAYRNLQGIYPGELEGDIQYWL
- the sixA gene encoding phosphohistidine phosphatase SixA, translating into MEVYLIRHGIAAERGTYTDDEKRPLVEQGRYKTKKVAEHLLSTKLRFDLILASPLVRAYQTAEILQQVGLSKKMDTFSPLKPHGGIEQWLSWLQQWQAEHPEGKLALVGHQPDLGNWAEMLIWGTVKGQIIVKKSGIVGLKLPGIGTPISRSTLFLLTSPKWMVP
- a CDS encoding cupin domain-containing protein — protein: MRYIIRKNEIESMEGLPKTHYLNQNAKRTNKSLGDVAGLSNLGFHIIEVMPGHESTEYHAHHFEDECVYVLSGKATVTINEIDYEISEGDFVGYPAGGLPHTMKNIGLEVLRCIVTGQRLTRDVVDYPRLGKRLYRYGQSNDLVNTSGISNPSFGRKI
- a CDS encoding glutathione S-transferase family protein, which produces MANKSLPGKLIVKSGKFVWTTMWQIMMSQLAPGNKSGAYVRPESQLRNFINTKPDNIYQPEANRYRLYVGMGCPWAHRTLVTRALKRLEDAIAVSIVYPSPDAGIWVLSQPELGCNTVPELYQRSQLGYQGRSTVPILWDDQTNTIVNNESAEIIAILNSEFNQYADRSDLELYPESLKTTIDSWNEKIYHTVNNGVYRCGFAQTQSAYEQASQELFATLDQIDAVLKTNRYLCGDRLTLADIRLFTTLFRFDIVYYGLFKCNLRRIRDYDYLGAYLRDIYQLPGVAKTCDLESVKRDYYGNLFPLNPGGIIPIGPDISDLQEPHHRQR
- a CDS encoding Tic20 family protein, with protein sequence MKSITAIVIYQAQYSTILFMNTPEIDTKDRSLGALIYLFPLVYSLPFGILLLSQFPWLYQFFAPLVAIYGITNSLPFASLLIFFGLWFAVVRNENVSNFLRFNAMQAILLNILQILFSLIMGVLIPAFGGQSLISETLTNTIFMGSVVACFFCIFRSIQGQYAELPLLSDAASSQIR
- the rsmD gene encoding 16S rRNA (guanine(966)-N(2))-methyltransferase RsmD, which gives rise to MRIYGNRQLKTVPGQRTRPTSARVREALFNIWRDRLTDSRWLDLCAGNGSMGAEALCRGASKVVAIEQYGKACNVIEQNWQQLASPEQSYKVIKGDILVKINSLEGQQFDWIYFDPPYDHSYLYLPVLKAIATLELVTLEGAIAVEHNPKFWQAKEVSGLEIYRTKSYGNTTLSFYAVKQ